A single region of the Lineus longissimus chromosome 14, tnLinLong1.2, whole genome shotgun sequence genome encodes:
- the LOC135498637 gene encoding dynein light chain Tctex-type 5-B-like, translated as MPTMAAINETGDWDKHPKGASRGMKIPNPDGVALKRASRRPTLFGEGSIYAGADPQGDLVSQADRSDTFLQTGKRNANYENTFKMEPDTTFKVKAIESLVNNILAERLKDVPYDPLNCKNLSQELAAVIMDKIKALAIKRYKLVAVVSLGSLKEQPGMQFGSRCLWNKQTDSFVSIKYSNASLFAIAMVYGLYYE; from the exons ATGCCGACGATGGCAGCGATTAACGA AACCGGCGACTGGGACAAGCACCCCAAGGGAGCCTCACGAGGCATGAAGATCCCGAACCCAGACGGCGTTGCCCTTAAACGGGCCTCCCGGCGCCCGACCCTCTTCGGCGAAGGGTCAATCTACGCAGGCGCCGACCCACAAGGCGACTTGGTCTCCCAAGCCGACCGCAGCGACACCTTCTTACAAACCGGCAAACGAAACGCCAACTATGAAAACACTTTCAAAATGGAGCCGGATACGACCTTTAAGGTCAAGGCCATCGAGAGTCTGGTGAATAATATTTTAGCTGAACGCTTAAAGGATGTCCCGTACGATCCGTTGAACTGTAAGAACTTGAGTCAAGAGCTAGCAGCTGTTATCATGGATAAGATCAAAGCGCTTGCGATAAAGCGCTACAAACTGGTCGCAGTGGTATCATTAGGTTCTTTGAAGGAACAACCGGGAATGCAGTTCGGTTCGCGGTGTCTTTGGAATAAACAAACGGATAGCTTCGTCAGTATAAAGTACTCGAACGCGTCACTCTTTGCAATCGCGATGGTGTATGGCTTATATTACGAATGA
- the LOC135498781 gene encoding uncharacterized protein LOC135498781, whose translation MSSNILAWSCTACARIFLKEELANEHSLSCKGKEDHPEALTGLSPITQVGPSDQPQCEVGPSDQPQLEVGPSDQPQLEVGPSDQPQLEVGPSDQPQLEVGPCDQPQCEVGPSDQPLLEVGPSDQPECEGPAPMKETFIKKPVEPIGNDVTTTTKGSQPIERSVSKDASVKVMAYRCVKCDRYFKTWLNYKKHMKAQYHKNINRQFPCPFCANNVGFHSAKILRKHIRQHHTKTICIFCEKICKGERALHNHVKQKHLVAMAPGSASRSSGVGNVVASPGLNLPGSQSEASMDSVPMETDQNKIGVRDAGYQTTSGNQVVVVVVDQAKSCTASKEFVESSRSLNGAGSSVNTDAAMNSSKSDIGDDESGIRRLAALGLTPVASVNTGSSLKTCSASNTGSASNTGSASNTGSASNTGGGDREPGKSGLLLEDDMPLNVFMRKVYKPGWDKWWWDRNQKNIVSWERKTRHGGQRSKLNYAKLNQGLRDEESKRRGGRSRERQIDDKTRVAFEMKRHGVAGSSVSGKMATGAKSAGVKVVERSKGSKAKLPRKTGPKARWESSDGDSNAACDFPDDDDERSAMDEPVVRSYSKLHGWLLTCSVCDQVCRKEALAKHRRAHFSGNKWQCAHCQMLINCDFLSHLGMHLQQARSGIRHFRCKKCGFVSDNVAIYELHMRDHIISSQFCATCHKTVVGDYLAHVKDHRLRNSATLWKCGTCKDSFKTSNALEKHLLSHTGLQRELYGCPLCLQSFDKIAGYSDHLRGHADRVTVRICLLCDATCFSEEELIKHAKDHVAQDKVCDGCGVVFPCGDKSAISQHECELRGVTLNCNECGATLSCGDDDAISRHKYVLGR comes from the exons ATGTCGTCTAATATACTTGCTTGGAGCTGCACAGCATGCGCCAGGATCTTCTTAAAGGAGGAGTTGGCTAACGAACATTCACTGTCATGTAAAG GAAAGGAAGATCATCCGGAGGCTTTAACAGGACTTTCCCCAATAACTCAAGTTGGTCCCAGTGACCAACCTCAGTGTGAAGTTGGTCCCAGTGACCAGCCGCAGTTAGAAGTTGGTCCCAGTGACCAGCCGCAGTTGGAAGTTGGTCCCAGTGACCAGCCGCAGTTAGAAGTTGGTCCCAGTGACCAGCCGCAGTTAGAAGTTGGTCCCTGTGACCAGCCGCAGTGTGAAGTTGGTCCCAGTGACCAGCCGCTGTTGGAAGTTGGTCCCAGTGACCAGCCGGAGTGTGAAGGCCCTGCACCCATGAAGGAAACATTCATCAAGAAACCTGTGGAACCAATTGGAAATGACGTTACAACCACCACCAAAGGATCTCAGCCAATCGAACGCAGTGTTTCAAAGGACGCTTCTGTCAAAGTCATGGCCTACAGGTGTGTAAAATGTGACAGATACTTCAAGACCTGGCTGAACTATAAAAAACATATGAAGGCCCAGTATCACAAAAATATAAACAGGCAGTTTCCCTGTCCGTTTTGTGCCAATAATGTCGGCTTCCACTCGGCAAAGATCTTACGTAAACACATCAGGCAACACCATACGAAAACCATTTGTATTTTTTGCGAGAAAATCTGTAAGGGTGAGAGGGCGCTGCATAATCACGTCAAACAGAAACACCTGGTTGCCATGGCGCCTGGTAGTGCGTCGCGTTCGAGCGGTGTTGGAAACGTGGTCGCGTCACCAGGTTTGAATTTACCCGGTAGCCAATCAGAAGCGAGCATGGATTCTGTCCCTATGGAAACTGATCAAAACAAGATTGGCGTACGCGACGCTGGCTATCAGACAACGTCCGGGAAtcaagttgttgttgttgttgttgatcaaGCCAAATCTTGCACTGCGAGTAAAGAATTTGTCGAGTCATCGCGTTCTCTTAACGGTGCCGGCTCATCCGTCAATACTGATGCTGCGATGAATTCGTCCAAGTCTGATATTGGCGATGACGAAAGTGGCATCCGTCGGTTGGCAGCCTTGGGTTTAACTCCCGTTGCGTCTGTGAACACTggttcatctttgaaaacctgttCAGCCTCTAACACCGGTTCAGCCTCTAACACCGGTTCAGCCTCTAATACCGGTTCAGCCTCTAATACTGGCGGAGGTGACCGGGAACCGGGCAAGTCTGGTCTCCTTCTGGAAGATGACATGCCGCTGAATGTTTTCATGCGCAAGGTTTACAAACCTGGTTGGGACAAATGGTGGTGGGACAGAAACCAGAAAAACATCGTGAGTTGGGAGAGGAAAACGCGACACGGGGGTCAGAGGTCAAAATTGAATTATGCGAAGTTGAATCAAGGGTTGCGTGATGAGGAGTCGAAGAGACGGGGCGGGAGGTCACGTGAGCGACAGATCGATGATAAGACGAGGGTGGCGTTTGAGATGAAACGTCATGGCGTGGCTGGGTCGTCAGTCAGTGGAAAAATGGCTACTGGTGCAAAATCGGCCGGTGTTAAAGTTGTGGAACGTTCAAAGGGTTCCAAAGCTAAGCTACCCAGAAAAACTGGACCAAAAGCTCGGTGGGAAAGTTCTGATGGCGACTCCAATGCTGCCTGCGATTTCcctgatgacgacgatgagagATCCGCTATGGATGAACCTGTCGTGAGAAGCTATTCTAAACTCCATGGTTggcttctgacgtgttctgttTGTGACCAGGTGTGTCGTAAGGAGGCGCTAGCGAAGCACCGCAGAGCGCACTTCAGCGGCAACAAGTGGCAATGCGCCCATTGCCAGATGTTAATCAACTGCGATTTTCTATCCCATCTTGGCATGCACTTGCAGCAAGCGCGTAGCGGGATTCGTCACTTCCGATGCAAGAAATGTGGCTTTGTTTCCGACAACGTCGCAATTTACGAGCTGCACATGCGCGACCACATTATCAGTAGTCAGTTCTGCGCGACTTGCCACAAAACGGTGGTCGGCGATTACCTGGCGCACGTGAAAGATCATCGCCTGCGCAACAGCGCCACTTTATGGAAGTGCGGCACTTGTAAGGATTCGTTCAAAACTTCTAACGCGCTTGAGAAGCATCTCTTGAGTCACACTGGGTTGCAGCGTGAATTGTACGGCTGTCCGCTCTGCTTACAGTCGTTCGATAAAATAGCCGGGTATTCTGACCACTTGCGCGGCCACGCGGACCGCGTAACTGTCCGTATTTGCCTCTTGTGTGACGCCACCTGTTTTTCCGAGGAGGAACTAATCAAGCACGCGAAAGACCACGTTGCGCAGGATAAGGTCTGCGACGGTTGTGGTGTGGTTTTCCCATGCGGGGACAAAAGCGCCATCTCTCAACACGAATGTGAACTACGCGGCGTTACTTTGAATTGTAATGAATGTGGGGCGACTCTTTCCTGCGGAGATGACGACGCCATCTCACGGCACAAATATGTACTCGGTCGCTGA